GACCGTTGCGAGACCACTGCTGCCGCTGGGCCGAATCAGACAACATCTCAGCCAGCAGAGCATCCAGCTTGCCCTGCTCAAACGGACTTTGCAGCACGCGCCCGGCATCCGCTTCGGCGATGTAGTGGGCGTAGCCGCACACGTCCGTTACCAACACCGGCAGCCCAGCCACCAGTGCCTCCAGCAACACAGTGCCGGTGTTCTCGTTGTAAGCCGGGTGAATCAGCAGGTCAGCCCCCAGCAGGAAGCGCGGAATATCGCTGCGACCTTTGAGGATATCCACCTGCCCGGAAATGCCCAGCGCCTTGGCTTGCAGCTTGAAGGCACGAGGATCGTCCGCACCAATGGCAATCAGGCGAGTGCGTTTTTTCAGATCAGACGGCAGCGCAGCCACTGCTTTCAGGCTGCGATCCAGCCCCTTGGTCTTAAAGCCAGAGCCGATCTGCACCAACAACAGATCATCCTCTGCCAGTTTGAATTCACGACGGAATTCAGCCCGAATCTCAGCCGCATTGGCCGGTGCCCGGCGATCCAAAGCGATGCCCGGTGGCAGCAGATGAAAGCGCTCAAGCGGCGTGTGGTAATGCTTGATAAACAGCGGCTGCTGCACTTCCGAAATCATCAGAATCTCGGTTTTGGATTCCGGCGCAAATACCGCACGCTCGTAGTCGGCAAAGTGCTTGTAGCGCCCGCCCAGCTTGTACAGCGGGTTGCGCAGTGTCTGGGCTTTGTCTTCGTAGCAGCCATCCGCCGCGTAATACACATCCAGCCCCGGCATTTTGTTAAAGCCGATCACCCGATCCACCGGGCGCTTGGCCAGATCAGCCTCAACCCAAGCGGTCAGCTTCTCGTTGCGCTTGTGGTTGAACAGCGCCTTGACCGGCACCACTACCACATCAAAGCCCTCCGGTACCTCACCTTCCCAGATCGGTGTGTAGACCCGAATGGCATGCCCGCGCGCCTGGCACTCCAATGCGATACGCATAAAGTCGCGCTGCAAGCCGCCAAAAGGGAAGTACTTATAGAGGATAAAAGCCAACTGCATCAGATAACGCCCTCTGCCAACAGCAACGCTTGCAACTCAGTAGCTACACGTTGGGCCGGCAGGCTCTCAAAACAAGGTTTGTTGCGATCCCCCAGACCGGCATTCGGCCCGGTGGCACACAAATGAATTTGCGAACGCCCGTAAGCGCCCACGCGGCCCGGCAAGGTCGGCCCGTACAGCGAAATACTCGGCACATCCAGCGCTGCCGCCAGATGCCCCAAACCGGTATCCACCGCCACGCAGGCGCGGGCACCAGCGATTACCTTAGCTACGCCAGCCAGATTCAGCTTAGGCAACACCACGGCATTCGGGATGCCAGCAGCGATGCGTTCAGCGCGGGCCTTCTCAGCCTCACTGCCCCACGGCAGACGAATCCCCCAGCCCTGCTCACTCATGGTTTCGGCCAGCTCACGCCAGTTTTCTTCCGGCCAATGTTTGCTCGGCCAAGTCGTGCCATGCAGGAACAACAGATACGGCTCCTGCCCACCAGCAGCCATCTGGGCCCGGTTGAGGCCGTAATCCGCCACAGTAGTCGGCAGCGGATAATCCAGCGCTAAAGCAAACAACTGACGCAGGCGCTCCAGTGCGTGTTGCTCTTTGGGCACCGCATAATGCCGATCGTAAAAACGGCAGGCGGCAGGCTCCCGGGCCGAGTTTTTATCCAACCCAGCTACTGGCGCCGACACATAGCGGGTCAGCAGCGCGCTTTTGAGAAGGCCCTGAGCATCAATCACCAGATCATAACGGCGTTCACGCAGGCGCTGCTTGAAGCGCCCCCACTCGCCGGAGAGCAGCGTTTTGAAGATATTTTTACGCCAGCGACGAATCGCCACCGGTATCACTTGGGCAACCGCCGGATGCCAGGCTGGGATTTCCGCAAAGCCTTCTTCCACCACCCAGTCGAACTGAATCCCCGGAATGGCCCGGGCAGCGTCAGTCAGTGCTGGGAGGGTGTGCACCACATCGCCAAGCGAGGAGGTTTTGATCAGTAAAACGCGCAACTATTGGACCTCAACCGGATCAACAACCAGACGACTCAGCGCCTCAATCACCGCCCGTGGCTTGAGTTGCCCCAGGCAGTTGTAATGGCCGAAACGGCAAGTCCGTTCAAAACACGGGCTGCACTCAAGCCCAAGGCGTACCACCTCTACCTGCTCGGCTAACGGCGGGGTAAAGCCCGGCGAAGTGGAACCATACACGGCCACCAGCGGACGATTCAGCGCCGCCGCCACATGCATCAACCCGGAGTCATTGGACACCACTGCATCAGCGCAGGACAGCAGATCAATCGCCTCCGCCAAACTGGTTTCCCCTGCCAAGTTGTACGACTCTTCGCGCAGCCCCGGAATCAGGCGGGCACGAATGTCCTCACCGACCGGGTGATCATTCTTCGAACCAAACAGCCATACCTGCCAACCCTCGCGGATTTTCAGCTCCGCCACCTTGGCGTAATGCTCGCTCGGCCAGCGTTTGGCTTCACCAAACTCAGCCCCGGGGCACAGCGCCAGCACCGGACGATCCAAGGTCAGACCGAACTTGCTCAGCGCGGCCACGCGACTGGCAGGATCAATTTGCAAGCTGGGGCGCGGATACGGCTTGGGCAGCTCGGCGTTGGCGTCATAGGCCAGCGCCATAAAGCGCTCGATCATCAGCGGATAGCGTTCTTTATCCAGCGCACGGATGTCGTTGAGCAGGCCGTAACGCAGCTCGCCCTTCCAGCCGGTGCGTTTAGGAATGCCAGCGAAGAACGGCACCAGCGCAGACTTCAGCGAGTTAGGCAGCAAAATCGCTTGGTCGTATTGCCCGGCCAGGCTCTTGCCGATTTTGCGCCGCGTGGCCAGCTCCAGCACGCCATGCCCGAGCGGGAAGCTCAGCGCCTGACGCACCTCGGGCATACGCTCAAGAATCGGGCGGCTCCAGT
The Pseudomonas mendocina DNA segment above includes these coding regions:
- a CDS encoding glycosyltransferase family 4 protein, with product MQLAFILYKYFPFGGLQRDFMRIALECQARGHAIRVYTPIWEGEVPEGFDVVVVPVKALFNHKRNEKLTAWVEADLAKRPVDRVIGFNKMPGLDVYYAADGCYEDKAQTLRNPLYKLGGRYKHFADYERAVFAPESKTEILMISEVQQPLFIKHYHTPLERFHLLPPGIALDRRAPANAAEIRAEFRREFKLAEDDLLLVQIGSGFKTKGLDRSLKAVAALPSDLKKRTRLIAIGADDPRAFKLQAKALGISGQVDILKGRSDIPRFLLGADLLIHPAYNENTGTVLLEALVAGLPVLVTDVCGYAHYIAEADAGRVLQSPFEQGKLDALLAEMLSDSAQRQQWSRNGLAYAEKADLYSMPQHAADIILATKP
- the waaC gene encoding lipopolysaccharide heptosyltransferase I, producing MRVLLIKTSSLGDVVHTLPALTDAARAIPGIQFDWVVEEGFAEIPAWHPAVAQVIPVAIRRWRKNIFKTLLSGEWGRFKQRLRERRYDLVIDAQGLLKSALLTRYVSAPVAGLDKNSAREPAACRFYDRHYAVPKEQHALERLRQLFALALDYPLPTTVADYGLNRAQMAAGGQEPYLLFLHGTTWPSKHWPEENWRELAETMSEQGWGIRLPWGSEAEKARAERIAAGIPNAVVLPKLNLAGVAKVIAGARACVAVDTGLGHLAAALDVPSISLYGPTLPGRVGAYGRSQIHLCATGPNAGLGDRNKPCFESLPAQRVATELQALLLAEGVI
- the waaF gene encoding lipopolysaccharide heptosyltransferase II; this encodes MKILIVGPSWVGDMVMAQTLFQCLQQRHPGCEIDVLAPDWSRPILERMPEVRQALSFPLGHGVLELATRRKIGKSLAGQYDQAILLPNSLKSALVPFFAGIPKRTGWKGELRYGLLNDIRALDKERYPLMIERFMALAYDANAELPKPYPRPSLQIDPASRVAALSKFGLTLDRPVLALCPGAEFGEAKRWPSEHYAKVAELKIREGWQVWLFGSKNDHPVGEDIRARLIPGLREESYNLAGETSLAEAIDLLSCADAVVSNDSGLMHVAAALNRPLVAVYGSTSPGFTPPLAEQVEVVRLGLECSPCFERTCRFGHYNCLGQLKPRAVIEALSRLVVDPVEVQ